The genomic interval ACGCCCGCGACCTTCTCCAGCAGCGACCGGGCCTCCCCGCGGTCGAGCGCGGACGCCGTCTCGAGCCGCGCCGCCAGCCGCGCGCATGCGACGGCGGTGCGTGCCCGCCGCGGGTCGACCCCCGCGCGATGCCAGTCCCACGACGGCACCGCCGCCCATGCGCGCGGTGCCGGGACGACGCGCAGGCCCGTCGGCGCGGGCCCGGGCGCGGGGGCGCCGTGCCGTTCCAGCAGCCAGCGCCAGGCGCGGTGCGCGGTCGAGGAGTGCACGCGTTGTTCGAGCACCGCGGGGACGAGCGACTCGAGCACGCGCTCGGTGCGCGGCATCCGCATGCCGCGTGCGCGGCGTGCGGCGTCGCGCACCTGGTCGGGCGGGGCGAACCCGGTCGTGTCGTCGTCCTCGCCGAGCAGCGTGGGCAGCGTGTCGGCGGCCTCACGGGCGCCGTCGCCCCACAGGTCGACGACGACGGCGCACGGGCCGTCCTGGACGATCCGCTGGGTGACGGGACCGGTGGGCAGCAGCGACGTGCGCCACAGGCCCTCGGGTGTACGCCGGACGGTGGGGTCGCCGGGGCCGTGGTGGAGCTGTGCCAGTGTCAGCGCGACGTCGAGCGGACGCGGCGACTCGTGACGCACCCGCATCGCGCGTCGCTCAGTCGAAGAGGGTGCCGAGCTCCCACAGGGGCTCGGCGTCGGCGCGTGCGGCAGGGCGTGTGCCGACCGGGGCGGGGACGCGGGGTGACTCGGCCTGCTGGAGGTCGTCGACGTCTGCGATCAGCACCGAGCCGACCTCGCCGCGTCCCGCGGCCCAGTCGGCGGCAGCGTGGCCCGCGAGCTCGTCTGCGCGTTCGTTGAAGGGGTTGCCCACGTGGCCGCGCACCCAGTGGAAGCGCACGGGGCCGGCGCGGCCGGTGATGGCGGCGTCGATCGCCCGGACCAGCTCGAGGTTCTTGACCGGGCTGCCCGAGGCGGTACGCCACCCCTTGCGCCTCCAGCCCTCGAGCCACTCCGACGAGCAGCGGATGGCGTACTGGGAGTCGGACTCGATGAGCAACGGCTCGCTGCCCGGATGGGCCTCCACGGCGCGCAGCACCGCGGTCAGCTCGGCGATCTGGTTGGTGCCCGAGGCGGCGCCGCCCGAGTCGAACCGCCCGCCCTCGTGGTCGATCCACGCCCAGCCGATCGCGCCCCCGGGTTGCGGAGGCACGAACCGTCGGTGCTCACGATCATCACGCGGCGATTCTGCCCGGGCCACCGACATGGTCGAGCACCCGGCGCCTGAACGCGGCTCGGGTGTCCGGGGTGGACGCGTGGCGGCCCGTGCGGGAGCGCCCCGGCGCACAGGCCGGAGGCCGCGGATGGGGCGATGCGAAACCGCAGGCCGTGCCGCCGCACCCAGAATCGGAGGCATGACCCCCGCTGCGCCCCGCACAATCGAACGCATGACCACCCCCACGCCTGCGCAGCGCGCGGCAGGGCAGCACCCGGCTCGCCCCCGCACCCCCGCCGACATCCGCCGCTGGCGCCGCTACCTCGCGGACGAGCGGGCCGAGGCCGCGGTGTACCGCGACCTGGCGAGCCGTCGCACGGGCGAGGAGCGCGAGATTCTCCTGGCGCTGGCCGCCGCCGAGCGGCGCCACGAGAAGCACTGGCTCGACCTGCTGGGCGACGACGCCGGGCGCCCGCTGCGCGGCGACCTGCGCACCCGCGTGCTCGGGTGGCTCGCGCGGCGTCTGGGCGGCGTGTTCGTGCTCGCGCTCGCGCAGCGGGCCGAGTCGCGCTCGGCCTACACCCAGGAGATCGACGCGACGCAGGCGATGGCCGCGGACGAGCAGATCCACGAGGAGGTGGTCCGCGGTCTGGCGACCCGTGGCCGCAACCGCCTGTCGGGCACGTTCCGCGCGGCCGTGTTCGGCGCGAACGACGGGCTCGTCTCGAACCTCGCGCTCGTGCTGGGCATCGGCGCGTCGGGCGCCTCGCAGCAGGCGGTGCTGCTGACCGGGCTCGCCGGGCTGCTCGCGGGTGCGCTGTCGATGGGCGCGGGCGAGTACATCTCGATCCGCTCGCAGCGCGAGCTGCTCGCGGCCTCGACCCCGGCGTCGTCGGCGGCGAACGCGCTGCCGCACCTCGACCTGGACGCCAACGAGCTCGCGCTCGTCTACCGTGCGCGGGGCATGCAGGCCGTGGACGCCCAGGCCCACGCCGACCGGGTGCTGCTGCGCCTGACGGCCTCCGGGGCGACGTCGGGCAGCGGGGCCGTGCCGCTCGTGCCGAGCCAGGCCGACCTGCACGCGAGCCACGAGGCCGAGGCCGCCGCGGGCGTCGTCGCCGAGGACGACGACCTCGAGACGCACGGCACCGCGTGGGGCGCCGCGATCTCCAGCTTCTGCTTCTTCGCCTCGGGCGCCGTGATCCCCGTGCTGCCCTACCTCTTCGGCATCACGGGCATGGCCGCGGTCGCCGTCGCGGCGGGCCTCGTCGGGATCGCGCTGCTCGCGACGGGTGCCGTCACGGGCCTGCTGTCGGGGGCCTCGCCCCTGACCCGTGCGCTGCGGCAGCTCGCGATCGGCTTCGGCGCGGCGGCCGTGACGTACGGGCTGGGCCTCGCGTTCGGCACGACGATGGCCTGACGCCGGGCTGCAGGGCCCGGCGTCAGGCCATCGAGGGCGCTCCGGCCTGGGTGCTAGACCACCAGGCCGAGCAGCATCACGACGCCGCCGGCCACGACCGACAGCACCGTCTCCATGAGGGACCACGTCTTGAACGTCTGGCCGACGGTCATGCCGAAGTACTCCTTGACCAGCCAGAACCCGGCGTCGTTGACGTGCGACAGGAACACCGAGCCGGCGCCGATGACCAGCACCATGAGCGCCGCGTGCGTCGGGTCGAGGCCCGCCGCGATCGGGGCCATGATCCCGGCCGCGGTGATCGTCGCGACGGTCGCCGAGCCCGTGGCCACGCGGATCAGCACCGCCACGAGCCAGCCCGCCAGGAGCGGGTTGAGGTGTGCGGACGTGATGCCGTCGGCGATGACCTGCCCGACGCCGGACGCGACGAGCGTCTCCTTGAAGCCGCCGCCCGCGCCCACGATGAGCAGGATCCCGGCGATCGGCACGAACGAGGACCCGACCAGGTCGGAGAGCTGCGCGCGGGTGCGCCCGACGGCGGAGCCGAACGCGAACAGGGCGACGAGCGACGTCGCCAGCAGGGCGACGAGCGGCGTGCCGAGGAACTGGAACACGCTGCCCGCGGGGGTCTCCTCCAGGTGCCGGATGTCGACGACGGCGCGCACGAGCATGAGCGCGACGGGCAGCAGCACGACGCCGATCGACACGGCGAAGCTCGGGCGACGGCGACCCTCCTCGGCGGAGGTCTCCTCGATGCCGAGCACCGTCGTCGGCGGGTCGAGGTGGACCCAGCGCACGAGGATCTTCGCCAGGACGGGGCCGGCCAGGATCACGGTCGGGATCGCGACGAGCAGGCCCAGGCCGAGCGTGAGGCCGAGGTCGGCGCCCAGGGCGCTGATCGCCAGGAGCGGGCCGGGGTGCGGGGGCACGAGGCCGTGCAGTGCCGAGAGCCCGGCGAGCGCGGGGATGCCGACGAGCACGGGCGAGAGCCGGGCGCGGCGCGCCACGAGCATGACCACGGGGATGAGCAGCACCACGCCGACCTCGAAGAACAGCGGGATGCCGATGATGAACGCGATGAACGCGAGCGCCCACGGCACGCGTTGTGCGGGCGTGCGGGCGAGGATCGTGTCGACGATCTGGTCGGCGCCGCCCGAGTCGATGAGCAGCTTGCCGATGATCGCGCCGAGCGCGATGAGCACGCCGACGCCGCCGACGGTGGACCCCAGGCCTTTCGAGAAGGCGTCGAACGCCTGGACCAGGCCGGTGCCGGCCACGAGCGCGAGCACGCCCGAGCCGATCACGAGGGCCAGGAACGGGTGCATCTTGGCCCAGACGATGAGGGCCACGATGACGGCGATGCCGATCACGGCGGCCAGCACGAGCTGCCCGGTGGGCGCGGAGGGTGCGTCGTCGGCGAGGCGGAGGCTCGCTGGG from Xylanimonas allomyrinae carries:
- a CDS encoding DNA-3-methyladenine glycosylase family protein, translating into MRVRHESPRPLDVALTLAQLHHGPGDPTVRRTPEGLWRTSLLPTGPVTQRIVQDGPCAVVVDLWGDGAREAADTLPTLLGEDDDTTGFAPPDQVRDAARRARGMRMPRTERVLESLVPAVLEQRVHSSTAHRAWRWLLERHGAPAPGPAPTGLRVVPAPRAWAAVPSWDWHRAGVDPRRARTAVACARLAARLETASALDRGEARSLLEKVAGVGPWTSAEVAQRAFGDGDAVSVGDLHLPAAVGWALTGERTDDAGMLRLLAPYAPHRHRVVRLLSLQGHPRAPRRAPRLAVADHRAC
- a CDS encoding ribonuclease H family protein; translated protein: MPPQPGGAIGWAWIDHEGGRFDSGGAASGTNQIAELTAVLRAVEAHPGSEPLLIESDSQYAIRCSSEWLEGWRRKGWRTASGSPVKNLELVRAIDAAITGRAGPVRFHWVRGHVGNPFNERADELAGHAAADWAAGRGEVGSVLIADVDDLQQAESPRVPAPVGTRPAARADAEPLWELGTLFD
- a CDS encoding gluconate:H+ symporter; the encoded protein is MHSLVTLAGMAGTVPASLRLADDAPSAPTGQLVLAAVIGIAVIVALIVWAKMHPFLALVIGSGVLALVAGTGLVQAFDAFSKGLGSTVGGVGVLIALGAIIGKLLIDSGGADQIVDTILARTPAQRVPWALAFIAFIIGIPLFFEVGVVLLIPVVMLVARRARLSPVLVGIPALAGLSALHGLVPPHPGPLLAISALGADLGLTLGLGLLVAIPTVILAGPVLAKILVRWVHLDPPTTVLGIEETSAEEGRRRPSFAVSIGVVLLPVALMLVRAVVDIRHLEETPAGSVFQFLGTPLVALLATSLVALFAFGSAVGRTRAQLSDLVGSSFVPIAGILLIVGAGGGFKETLVASGVGQVIADGITSAHLNPLLAGWLVAVLIRVATGSATVATITAAGIMAPIAAGLDPTHAALMVLVIGAGSVFLSHVNDAGFWLVKEYFGMTVGQTFKTWSLMETVLSVVAGGVVMLLGLVV
- a CDS encoding VIT1/CCC1 transporter family protein produces the protein MTTPTPAQRAAGQHPARPRTPADIRRWRRYLADERAEAAVYRDLASRRTGEEREILLALAAAERRHEKHWLDLLGDDAGRPLRGDLRTRVLGWLARRLGGVFVLALAQRAESRSAYTQEIDATQAMAADEQIHEEVVRGLATRGRNRLSGTFRAAVFGANDGLVSNLALVLGIGASGASQQAVLLTGLAGLLAGALSMGAGEYISIRSQRELLAASTPASSAANALPHLDLDANELALVYRARGMQAVDAQAHADRVLLRLTASGATSGSGAVPLVPSQADLHASHEAEAAAGVVAEDDDLETHGTAWGAAISSFCFFASGAVIPVLPYLFGITGMAAVAVAAGLVGIALLATGAVTGLLSGASPLTRALRQLAIGFGAAAVTYGLGLAFGTTMA